A segment of the Mercurialis annua linkage group LG4, ddMerAnnu1.2, whole genome shotgun sequence genome:
gactattaacggctttctttatacttattgagtatattttaaatttttgtactgctgtcatatttttgtattgctgtcatttacagactgttcgtctgtcacatcacttctttctccatatctccgataactcaattaagTTCAAAATTCTATATTGTTGTAATCAtcatatccacttctgcaacatTCTCTTCTATGTCAGATACAAACGCAAGTGCCGATGTTCCACATCGACTTCTTGTAAGCAATCCATTTATTTCTTCAAAtactaaaacgtaatataggaattacgtttgcgataatTATGTGTTGTGATGtttattgtattattgtttttgtgtgttatgcttatatgttcttttattaggcgcgtgtttaactacaacgcttcctataggttctcgctttccgAGGTATTATTctaaaggcaaaacctattactgacattccactatgcaatgcagcaattatataaacacaataatgcaaacacataaacacaatacttaaagcatataaattgctaatacctgggggtgcctgacgcggaacgttaggttccctaataactatgcctgtatgacggcccctaactgttctacctgagtttcttccacctctttgcacaaaataagggttggttgtagttctggaggacgtactgacgtaatctgggtggtactcacgtctaaagtaataaggtcgtatcggatcacccgaccattcatgctctgtttcaatcctacgggccattgtagtaagcgtgctgaaatgttcgtccacgtgctcatacagctcatcaaactgaggtcctaaacccctgacatatctacgattaatggtcctattgtcttcgttcagattagggactccctctgccatccgcagaaaatcagtagagtacgctcctacagttaacatccctctagaaaaagaacgcatttgcctcctaacctgatttagggctatctgcgcctgaccattagctatgtccgcatcttccctcaaattgcggtatctccgcacacttgaccagaaatagtcacctctgtattcctcaacgtctaactcatctaactcttcttcttcatactcttcttcctgaggattttcctcttctgcttcttcttctaattcttcttctggatcctcctcaggatcctcctcggcgtcttcctcaggatcttcttcaggatcctcttccggatcttcctccggttcctcttcctcttcttcgccgtattcaatctccggcgaatgttctctaactctgtttccagaagaactacctatctctgacacggacataaaaccattttgatatatctctggTGATGCTCTaatatttgcgtggaatccattctgatggaccccagatggttcgcctacttcattatgaaacccgttttgaaatataggaggcgcttcctcccgttcttcatcagcatgcgactgagctccgctttgcccagacatgctgaaaagaaacaatttcgaacgtaagcaaccatctgagcccatttcacacgcaattccaaagtCAGCTTAtataatgctgtaaacatttagcatttaatccaactgcacgtaattcgcaagcagATAATCACTTAACAATCTCAGTGCGAATAACAAATACTTAACCCTCTCAATCGAtcataatttgcaaacatgTAACCACCTTCTATATCTTAGCACAAGCAACACATACTTAATTGCCTTAGTCGTCTgtataaacagatactattcacttactaacttaatagtcctgatccgcgcgcgtaatgccacgtactactaatgcacacataacacaattacagacaaccacggtctaactcttgctgcagtagttcctaggtatacttactgacaaatactcccggtcaaacaagcaatcagacaactctagcagtggtaactggaccaaactgctctgataccaacattgtcacgacccaaaatttattgagccgcaaccggcgctagggaacgggagtggtagctccggaacccgtagcaagcctaaaatcacaatttatttttcgcaaatataatataaacaaataacaacaaacaacggaagcaaatatatacatatatataacatataaccgaatatgtacactaactgtttcaaaacctcgcgggctctagttaccgtaccctgtacgaactggcctcgcggtactatatacatcagttagtgtttcaaacatcccactggcatctggggccgtggatcacatacaacgtacgtagcctatcaaaaagcatatagacaaatacagcagttgatatatacaatcaaaataaactgctgactaggctactattctgttgacacaggaccactactgcagcactcacagaagtcagaaactaacatatacagctgacttatggacttcaaaattggtctctagctaagtccacaagctaagcacctgaaagacatcaaaggtgaggggtcagtatttggggaaatactgagtgagttcacagtttactaacggtattattttaaaaacatagcatcgcatttcaaatcaatatcaatataaaaatacatatgaacaagtactcgatcctttcgaaactataatcctgaaacataacgtaactcactattattcaaatcatactgattccattagtctgacccgggagcgttcacgttcaaccacgtcagtcagaacatatctcttaatcccaaagaggtgggtccaacccactggtaggtccaacctactagatacggggctcaggttacactgtaaccgagttcactctcgtatagcattcatatcatagttttcataatcaaaccatgcatgcatctcaaatcatatcttatagtcagacacactagactgactcgattactggtgatcacgcagcctattgacacccaataggtagctagtttcgttggatcgtatactaggttctcgtacattaaaacttaatcaaaacatgtagcatatcaacaattcatatatatatatagtgcgatgcatataaacagtatatatatatatagtatgatatcaacataatattaatcgataatacacgaaagtaaagtgcaactcacagtgaccgcaatccaagaaatgatatgatcgatctgatagtacgctcttgctagtccgcctctactgacttcACTACTCGcagacacgtctgataaatcgttaatagttagacgtgattctcatattcttatacgcataatacttttaagttttaggatttagttttgttttacacttatttacgtattcaatatctctagtcgtataaacgacttagcgaatactatttctcataattgagaatcgcttaacgtccttgacgttctccattttataatttacctaaaacgtcgagctaatctcgagattaatgattctcaaagtccgaaatccGTCTTTCCACGTCCAATTACCCTAAACGTCAAACACTTAGGTCAATTATAGTttgtatacgcgtgggggcgagttaGGGTGCACATTGTGCATTTTGacgggtgcacgatcgtgcaactgagtacacgttcgtgcacctcaggggtacacgttcgtgtactcattgtacacgttcgtgtaccatgagaagtacacgttcgtgtacttcagtacacgatcgtgtacctcgctaggtgcacgttcgtgtacatcagtacacgttcgtgcacccgtggtacacggtcgtgtaccacgtgcacagccccggaaatcagattttccggggtttcgccacaatcccgacgtgctaaacatacccacgctcaatacccatatctcggtttcttcaaaaacgtcataGTAAACCCGAAAACATCAATTTCAATCCAAAATCACAATCTCATTAAAACAGCCTATAAACTTGCttttagcaccaaaaatccgaagatttaccttgaaataaagctcaagatcagtagaggattTAATTCCGAAGAGAtggccgcgaaaatcgcttgaatcggacgtcgaacgaagAAACCGTAAAGAAACGAAGTTGATCGATATAAAATGAAGCTTCTGGATCCTCACTCTCTGATGCCTTCCTTCATTCAAATGATAATCCTTATATTAGATGGCTAAAAGTCCGTTTTggtcctttctttctttccttgttacaatttatctttcaaacttttctttcctacgatttagtccatagctaaatcaataaactcttttattacgacttatacgtattatttatatccgataaataatacaaatctcgatattagtactttcccgtcaaattccaatatttctattttcgacacaaagtggctaaattaccactttggtccctgtacttcattttagacttttcttgacattttccctATTAATTCCAactctaactttagaattgaaatataaccttaattttctcatagttaatttctcaaaaccgacctacttgaaacttatttatcggaaaactttccaatatcgccacttccgcgactcaaaactggacacgtggtccaattagctaattaattattttggggtattacataaacgTTCATATCGAGTAAAATACGCGTGTGGAAAAGCATTTGGTAAAATATaggttaaaataaaagaaattaatatatcaatatgcaTCTTTAAATAAAGAGCTAAAAGTTTCGGACAAATCCCCAATATTAAAACGTCGATATACAAAACTTTAGACGTAAAACTTTAAGGACATAGGAGACACGTGGTGTGCAAGCGAGGAGACACATGGCGTGCAAGCGAAGCGACATGTGACACGCATGCACATCGACACATGGCACGTACGCGCATCGACACGTGGCTCGCATACGCGGCGACAGATGTCACACATGCGCAGCAACACGTGGAGGCACGTATCTCACATGCGTAGTGACACGTGACGATGTATGTCTTTATATATAGAAAACGCTGAAAACTGTTTTGATACATCGAGCTTCTCGGATCAATATCTCTCTACTTCGATATTGAAATTTGATATTCTTTTATCAAATCGAAACTATCGACGTCCTCTTCAACTCTacctttttgttttataaaattaggcCAGAAAACACATCGAATCAGTGACTCAAGTTTCAGCCAATACGTCCTTTTTGGTTCGTCGTGCTCCTACCATTTTCTCGCTTAAGTTTGGATTAACGAAAGAACTGTGAATTTATGCTATTACAATTAAATATTAAGtaagtataattattttatatattaaatgtttaatgTAAAGGTatacaattattaaatatttaatgtaaAAGTATATAGTTATATTGGTTTCGATGTGTGATGTGAAAATATTTGTGAGTGAATATGCTAGCTTTTGGTATAGagattgaattattattttaatattcaatatGTGAAGATTAATTGTATTTGAAATGAGTTATTTAgctgttttgaaattttttcctaAAAGGTGCTTATCTAAATgttgtttataataaaaaaggtGTTGATTTGAATCTATATGAATATTTGATTGTTGATAAACGTGATATGCCTTGTCACTATTGGACAATCATTGTTGATAAATGTGATGTGCTTTTTGACTATTAGACGATCATttaacttgataaatatgaaagTGTTTGTTGTTGAGATATGGTTGGTGGCCAAATGGTAATTGAATTGCGCTCAAATGATTTGATATCTATGTTGGTGATATGCCACTCTATAATAATGTATGCGAGAGGTGCTGAGTTTGTAATATGCACCTGTGATTATGTGCTGAGATAGAAATATGCACATGTGAGAATGAAATTATTGGTGTCATTGCGCATGACACCAGGCTAAGTCTTGAACGAATGGCCGGTGAAGGGATAAGGTCCGAGGCTGCTAATGAGTAGAAAGGTTAGCCGTTAGGTGGCTTAGAAAGAGTTTGGTTAGGCTATAAGCCAGTGTTATGATCCTGGTTACAGACCTAGGGTTCGGTGAATTATTATAAAGATGGATATCACAATTGTTGATATGATGTTCATGTTATTATGAGTTTTATAGATGTTGAAAATATTGAACATGCCTTCTTTGTTCCTTTTGATTATGATTGTAAATCGCTTATAAGTGATTGTTGGTAGTCATGTTGCAACTAGAACATTTAATTTGGTGTGTATGTGAGGTAAAACGCAAATGAGTACGATTTAAGGATTAGAGATTTATCCAGTCCTGTAATGGGGTAAAAGTATATGTTTTACATATCCAAGTAAAATTTCAATAACTTAATTTTAtgctcactcagttttatactgaccttgttttccaaactttttaggtatcacaattaATCAAGGTTCCAAAGTTTTATTTCTTAGGAGTCATTTTATGCAAGacctaaaaaatactttttattcTAGATATCCACAATAGACTAGAGTTTCATTAACCACGCATTAATGTTAAGTATTTTAACTCTGATGGTTTTGTAAATGGGATCATTTGTATTATAAAATTGTCTTATGAATAAAAGTTTGTTTTGACAAgagaaaaaatttattatattttcaggcttgctacgggtttcggagctaacaTTCCCATTTCACaacgccggtctcgactcgagattttggATCGCCACAATTTTTATTTCGATTTGCCTATAGCACCAAGATGGAGGTTCAAGGAGCCATGCACGGATCTAGACCGACATGTCATGCAGGACACTTCGTGTTTGGAGATGGGCTAAGAGGTCCCGCTTTTGCTGCGCTTGGAACGACATATTTGTACCAAATCTTGGTCTGAGGTACGTCTTTCCAAATTTatctattatataaatgtttcaaCAGCTTGAATATTCAAAATACTGCTCGAAGTTGCTCGAAAATAGGTGCAACGCCCGAAAAATGATGTCCTAGGGACAAAGGAAAGCTGGCGCCGGCACTAGAATGAAAATGATGTCCTAGTGACTACCCTCATGGTGGTAGCACCAATTTCCTGTTAGCGCTTGATTTCTAgttggtttttttatttttgggccTACCTTTGGGGGATTCCATTATCGGTATTAATGAACTCGATGTTTTTGTGTTTTCAGGATAGGGAAGCATTCTGTACTTCTGGTAACTTTGTAGGTGCTCGGACCTGATTTGCTTCTTTACACTCGTCAGTTCAGTCTCGGATAGACGACGTCGGCTTTGGGCGTTTGGCCCGCACTTTGTTTACCATGTCGAGGATCTGCAATGTTCCTTCGCTGCATGCTCTAATGGAGAGGTAGATGGATACCATCCATACCTTTCACTTACATATAGAAGAGATGACAATGACTCCTCTAGATGTCTCGCTTATCATTGGGATAAAGTTTGGCGGTCATCCGGTGCCTTTTGACAGTGGTCTGGTGACCTATGGTCGGCGAGATGACTTTGTCTTTGAGATGTTAGGTTTCATTCCGCAATACAAACACTCTTCGTTTGTTGTGTTCCGAGAAACGAACACGATGTTGACTAGACTGTTCGAATCTTTTTGTTCTATTTGCTAGGGACTGCCCTATTTTGCAATACAACGCTAGAGGACATGGATTAGCTTGCGACTTATGATCGAGGATCTGCTTCCGTTGCTTACTTATTTTCCATCATGGACTAGGCCGTCCGTGGAGAATCCCGTCTTTATGGGATGTGGCCCGTAGTGCATGTGAATTCTTTTTCCAACCCCCTATTTCTGTGCATCCTGTCTTTACCGGTTTTCTGACttgattttgtgttttgttttcAGATTTAGGCTATTCAGAATGGTATATTGACCGGATTCGGCACACTGGGCGTCCCTTTGTTGCAATTTTGTTTGACGTTTCTCGTgtctttttagaattttattttttgtttacatTGTCCCTAATCTactcattaaaaattaaattattgcgaaatttaattataaaagaaataaaaagtgaaaagtacAAGAACtaactagaaaaataaaataaattagaaaccaaataaataaaaaataaaaagtacaatAATTCGAAGATGAGTTAAGCCTATGATTTTgatgtttgtatttttattttcttcttcaataaatagattaaaaaaaactccGGCCTCACTTTGGAAAGTGTCTTGCTCCACATTTTAGAATTCGAAATTAAACAAGGATACACAAGAAAACCGTTATAAATCATTGTTTTTTATGTTCTAAATATTTTTGTCTTTTCTTCCCTCCATGTTGTAAGAATCATGACATGGAATCACAACTCAACCCAACTCCCCATTACCTTATTAGCTAATTCCCTTACCATTTTCACTAATACATACTAAATACTCAATTCCCCTCCCActttaacattttttattaCTACCCAATCCTCAGCATTTGATTGCTTTGATATGCTTAGCTTCAGTTTCTTGCTGTAATGAGTTTAGTTTTCAATAGTTCAGCAATTCAGTTGGGTAGTTTCAGACCCAGAACCCAAAAACATAGAcaattctcttttaaaactACCAAAGATTCAATCTTTTTCAATCCCAATAACATGAATTCTTGTTTGTATTTACACAATTCCATACCCAGAAATTTAGAAACCAAAATTCTGCTAAATAATCCCTTTAAAACTTCAAGTTTTAATAGTGATATCAAGTATGGTAGAGTAAAGCTTCAGTCTTTCAAGGTGAAGGGGGATTTGGTTTTGAGGGCAAAGTCAGTTTTAAGTGTGGATAAAGAGATAAATAAAGAGGGAAATAAAAGAGTGAGTAATTTTGATGCTATTGTTATTGGGTCTGGAATTGGTGGGTTGGTGGCTGCAGCTCAGCTGGGTGTGAAGGGAGCTAGGGTTTTGGTTTTGGAGAAGTATGTGATTCCTGGCGGAAGCTCTGGCTTTTATGAGAGGGATGGTTATACTTTTGATGTTGGCTCCTCTGTTATGTTTGGTTTCAGTGATAAGGTCAGTTGCTAACTTGACATTTATTTGTGTTATTTCTTTGTTTTGATCATCGGGGAGGCGGAGTTCTTTGTGCGAGGAATTGAATCCACAATTTTAGCAGAATGCTGCCAAGCTCTTATACCATTTAGGTTGTAGCTCGTTGGTTGTTTGTGTTGTTTCTGGTATGGTTATTTGTTATTAGATTGAATATGAAAAATGTTTTAGCTTTTTTCATGTGGATGCTGAATTCTAGTATGATCATTTAGAAAATGATGGTAAATTATGCAGTGGACTTAATTTTGAACTGATTAATGAGAATGTGGCTGTGGTTGTGCTTGTGAAAGCACTGACCGGCTTAGATggaattaacttttttaaaagtttacgtTTTTGCATTGTCGGTCCTTTGAGAGtcttcaaaattgaaatttgcCTGAAATGTGGACAGGGCAACTTAAATTTGATAACAAGAGCATTGGCTGCAGTTGGCCGTAAGATGGAGGTGATTCCTGATCCGACTACTGTTCATTTCCATCTACCCAATGATCTTTCTATACGAGTTCACAGGGAGTACGATGACTTCATCGCGGAACTTACTGCTAAATTTCCACATGAAAAAGAAGGCATCCTTAAATTTTATGGTGAATGTTGGAAGGTATTTAGGTGGCAGCAATATCATACTGGTCATTTTCAGCTCTATTTGTAGCCCATAGCAACTACTCATGTTGActtgtatgtatgtatgtagaTATTCAACGCGTTAAATTCATTGGAACTGAAGTCACTAGAGGAGCCAATATACCTGTTTGGACAGTTCTTCCAGAAGCCTCTCGAATGCTTGACACTGGGTATTAGTTTATTTCTTTCCTTTTAAAGTAGCTAGAATCAATGTCGATTTACAGCAATGAAAATGCTCTTTTTCTTGGCTTTTAATAGTTAATAATCTTAGAAGCAGAACACATTTTCTTGTACATGTCTGCTTATCTTCTTTATTGAGGGTATCTTAATGCTATCATTCATTAAGTAAATATGtcgtatttaattttaaagatcCCTATGTAGTATAATTATCATTTGTGATAAGGAGGGAAGATACGGTTCAGGTTTGTTTAATTGGTAAATTATATATAGTGATGTACAATATGAACCTTGCAAATTTTTCCTTTTGTCATTCTTTCCTGCACCGCCATAAAATTCTGACTTGCCACTTCTATAAAGTGAGGCGAATTGTAGAATGAATCAGCAGGTTGTATCTGCTCACATAGTAAATATTAGAGGTGGAACACACTTTAATTCATTAGGAAGAGTAACACTAATTCTGATTGTTTTATCTCATAATGCTTCTATTTCTGCAGCTTATTACCTGCCTCAAAATGCTGGAGACATAGCTCGGAAGTATATAAAGGATCCGGAGCTGTTATCTTTTCTTGATGCGGAGGTGTGAGATATATTTAGTTCTGCACTAATTTTGGAATTGAATTCACGGTGTTTGAAGATTAGCAAAGGTTCTGTCCCACATTCTGACAGAAACAGTTTTGAAATCTACttatttgcagtgttttatAGTCAGCACAGTTAATGCATCGCAGACACCAATGATTAATGCAGGCATGGTAAGCTGTTTTGACAGATTTCGACTCTTTCCTACATTTTcttgtctttttttatttaatctttttattattttacttcaGGTTCTATGTGATAGGCATTTCGGAGGAATTAATTACCCTGTAGGTGGTGTTGGTGGAATTGCAAAGTCTCTGGTGGATGGTCTGGTTGATCAGGGTAGTGAAATTATGTACAAGGCAAATGTGAAAAACATCATATTGGAGAATGGAAAGGCTGTGAGTTTGACCTTCTTGGATATGATCGATATCTTACTTTAGTGGCTATATATGTGGAAACAATTTTATTACTTCTAATTGTAGGTGAATTTTGTAGGTGGGGGTGAGGCTTTCTGATGGAAGAGAGTTCTATGCCAAAACCGTAATCTCAAATGCTACAAGATGGGATACCTTTGGTTAGTATTGGCAAGAGGCTACTTGAAATTTTACGGTGACTTGTTTCAATAATGGTCCCAACTGCTTCATCAATACTTGTTTCTTCAGTTTATAAACTAGTTCATTTTGTTGCAGGGAAgttgttaaaaggtgaaaaacttccacaagaagaagaaaatt
Coding sequences within it:
- the LOC126676727 gene encoding prolycopene isomerase, chloroplastic isoform X1: MSLVFNSSAIQLGSFRPRTQKHRQFSFKTTKDSIFFNPNNMNSCLYLHNSIPRNLETKILLNNPFKTSSFNSDIKYGRVKLQSFKVKGDLVLRAKSVLSVDKEINKEGNKRVSNFDAIVIGSGIGGLVAAAQLGVKGARVLVLEKYVIPGGSSGFYERDGYTFDVGSSVMFGFSDKGNLNLITRALAAVGRKMEVIPDPTTVHFHLPNDLSIRVHREYDDFIAELTAKFPHEKEGILKFYGECWKIFNALNSLELKSLEEPIYLFGQFFQKPLECLTLAYYLPQNAGDIARKYIKDPELLSFLDAECFIVSTVNASQTPMINAGMVLCDRHFGGINYPVGGVGGIAKSLVDGLVDQGSEIMYKANVKNIILENGKAVGVRLSDGREFYAKTVISNATRWDTFGKLLKGEKLPQEEENFQKVYVKAPSFLSIHMGVKAEVLPPDTDCHHFVLEDEWGRLEKSYGSIFLSIPTILDSSLAPAGHHILHIFTTSSFDDWEGLSVKDYEAKKELIADEIISRLEKKLFPGLRSSITFMEVGSPKTHRRYLARDKGTYGPMPRKTPKGLLGMPFNTTAIDGLYCVGDSCFPGQGVIAVAFSGVMCAHRVAADIGLEKKSPVMDAALLRLLGWLRTLA
- the LOC126676727 gene encoding prolycopene isomerase, chloroplastic isoform X2, with amino-acid sequence MVILLMLAPLLCLVSVIRSVGNLNLITRALAAVGRKMEVIPDPTTVHFHLPNDLSIRVHREYDDFIAELTAKFPHEKEGILKFYGECWKIFNALNSLELKSLEEPIYLFGQFFQKPLECLTLAYYLPQNAGDIARKYIKDPELLSFLDAECFIVSTVNASQTPMINAGMVLCDRHFGGINYPVGGVGGIAKSLVDGLVDQGSEIMYKANVKNIILENGKAVGVRLSDGREFYAKTVISNATRWDTFGKLLKGEKLPQEEENFQKVYVKAPSFLSIHMGVKAEVLPPDTDCHHFVLEDEWGRLEKSYGSIFLSIPTILDSSLAPAGHHILHIFTTSSFDDWEGLSVKDYEAKKELIADEIISRLEKKLFPGLRSSITFMEVGSPKTHRRYLARDKGTYGPMPRKTPKGLLGMPFNTTAIDGLYCVGDSCFPGQGVIAVAFSGVMCAHRVAADIGLEKKSPVMDAALLRLLGWLRTLA